Proteins encoded within one genomic window of bacterium:
- a CDS encoding GNAT family N-acetyltransferase, whose product MISFEILRKYSDRDRADINRLLPQIAEKPHLLSKKEFQKVLNEKDNCNLVVARDSIKKRIAGMAAVTFARVPTGLLAMVEDVVVDSDYRGMGIGAKLTEKLIALAKKRMAKHISLTTNPAREAANAMYKKMGFFLKETNYYRINLHLPKPNLKRGKNL is encoded by the coding sequence ATGATCTCATTTGAAATATTAAGGAAATACAGTGACCGGGATCGAGCTGATATTAATCGGCTCCTTCCTCAAATTGCCGAAAAACCTCATTTGTTATCAAAGAAAGAATTCCAGAAAGTTTTGAACGAGAAGGACAATTGCAATCTGGTGGTGGCCAGAGACAGCATTAAGAAAAGGATCGCGGGGATGGCTGCCGTCACTTTTGCTCGAGTCCCTACTGGTCTTTTGGCGATGGTTGAGGACGTGGTAGTGGATTCCGATTATCGTGGAATGGGTATTGGAGCTAAGCTGACCGAAAAGTTGATCGCCTTAGCGAAGAAAAGGATGGCGAAGCACATCAGTCTTACGACTAATCCGGCGCGCGAAGCTGCCAACGCCATGTATAAGAAAATGGGGTTTTTTTTGAAGGAAACTAATTATTACCGCATCAACTTGCACCTACCAAAGCCCAACCTTAAGAGGGGTAAGAATCTATAG
- the acpS gene encoding holo-ACP synthase produces the protein MEKILGIGVDLAEVGRFRKMPFKRHSDFYKKIFTASEIKYCLSKENPYPHFAARFAAKEAVLKCIQGTIYKILDVEIFNDKNGAPSVKVKKQRGRFLVSLSHTKDHAIATAIWLN, from the coding sequence ATGGAAAAAATTTTGGGTATCGGTGTGGATCTTGCAGAGGTCGGGAGGTTTCGGAAAATGCCGTTTAAGCGGCATTCCGATTTCTATAAAAAAATTTTTACCGCGTCGGAGATAAAGTATTGTTTATCGAAAGAAAATCCTTATCCGCACTTCGCCGCTCGCTTTGCCGCCAAAGAAGCGGTGCTTAAGTGTATTCAAGGTACTATTTATAAAATTTTGGATGTGGAGATTTTCAATGATAAAAATGGAGCTCCGAGTGTTAAAGTTAAAAAGCAGCGAGGAAGATTTTTGGTTTCGCTTTCGCACACCAAAGATCACGCTATTGCCACAGCAATATGGTTAAATTAA
- a CDS encoding amino acid adenylation domain-containing protein produces the protein MVKLIQEYFSASAEKFPDKIAVNWKDQNITFAELESRSNQLAFALKGLGVKRGDRIAFCLQKSPKAIQVILGILKVDAAYVPLNPRAPEARIAQMINDAQPSVVICERATKALVKSGKVFDLDEKAEMLADMPVSAMHCKNTSVDLAYILYTSGSTGIPKGVMITHGNIINATDWAVEEFGISEKDRMSQHPPLHFDLSTFDLYCAFKAGATLYLVPEELSLFPGQLLKFIEESKLTIWNSVPSVLVYLWNSGLIKEDRLSLVRKFFFNGEGFPTRFLAEWMKTFPKKEFVNMYGPTETTVQCTFYRIPEAPTDLTKLVPIGKACRNVEVFLVDGELCVAGDGVGLGYWNNPEKTAVSFVDITGKGRVYKTGDSGRLLPDGNYEFIGRKDFQVKIMGNRIELGDVEAALLALPYIEDAAAVAIDASATGGQELIGFVKLKEAKEELMIKIDLAKLIPQYMVPAKIVVRPLLPRTSTGKVDRNALKSDYGDKK, from the coding sequence ATGGTTAAATTAATTCAAGAATATTTTTCCGCATCAGCCGAGAAATTTCCGGATAAGATTGCGGTTAACTGGAAAGATCAAAATATTACTTTTGCGGAATTAGAGAGCCGGAGTAATCAGCTGGCTTTCGCTCTCAAAGGATTAGGGGTGAAGCGAGGAGATCGCATAGCTTTTTGTCTTCAAAAATCTCCCAAAGCAATTCAAGTAATTCTCGGAATTTTGAAGGTAGATGCGGCCTATGTACCTTTGAATCCCAGAGCTCCGGAAGCAAGGATCGCGCAAATGATTAACGACGCGCAGCCATCGGTTGTGATTTGCGAACGGGCTACTAAGGCTTTGGTGAAAAGTGGCAAGGTTTTTGATTTGGACGAAAAGGCAGAAATGCTAGCAGATATGCCGGTCAGTGCGATGCATTGCAAAAATACCTCCGTTGATCTTGCCTACATCCTTTACACTTCCGGCTCTACTGGTATTCCTAAGGGCGTAATGATTACGCATGGCAATATTATCAACGCAACCGATTGGGCAGTAGAAGAATTTGGTATTAGCGAAAAAGATAGGATGTCTCAGCATCCGCCGTTGCACTTTGACCTCTCCACTTTTGATCTTTATTGCGCTTTTAAGGCAGGAGCGACTTTGTATTTGGTGCCGGAGGAGTTATCCTTATTCCCGGGCCAGCTTCTGAAATTTATTGAAGAGAGTAAATTAACTATTTGGAATTCTGTGCCATCAGTTTTAGTTTATCTTTGGAACTCGGGTTTAATTAAAGAGGATCGTTTATCACTGGTACGGAAATTTTTCTTCAATGGCGAAGGATTTCCGACCCGATTTTTGGCCGAGTGGATGAAAACTTTTCCGAAAAAAGAATTCGTGAATATGTATGGGCCGACCGAGACGACCGTTCAGTGTACTTTCTATCGGATACCAGAGGCGCCGACCGATCTGACCAAGTTGGTGCCTATCGGCAAGGCCTGTCGCAATGTGGAAGTTTTTCTTGTGGATGGAGAATTGTGTGTTGCCGGCGACGGCGTGGGGCTGGGGTATTGGAATAACCCCGAAAAGACAGCAGTCTCATTTGTGGATATTACGGGCAAGGGGCGAGTCTATAAAACCGGAGATTCGGGTCGGTTACTTCCGGATGGCAACTATGAATTTATCGGGCGGAAGGATTTTCAGGTAAAAATAATGGGCAATCGGATAGAATTGGGCGATGTGGAGGCGGCTTTGTTAGCTTTGCCATATATCGAAGACGCTGCAGCGGTTGCGATAGACGCGTCCGCAACAGGAGGGCAGGAGCTTATCGGTTTTGTGAAGTTGAAAGAAGCGAAGGAGGAATTGATGATCAAAATAGATTTGGCAAAACTTATTCCGCAATATATGGTTCCGGCAAAGATAGTAGTGCGTCCTCTTTTGCCCCGTACCAGCACCGGGAAGGTGGATCGTAATGCTTTAAAATCAGACTATGGAGATAAAAAATAA
- a CDS encoding phosphopantetheine-binding protein: MEIKNKVREFLKTETQKEITNDSENLITSGVLDSFSMIKLITFIESELKIKVDMEKLSAENFNSIEKIDEFLR, encoded by the coding sequence ATGGAGATAAAAAATAAAGTTCGGGAATTTCTTAAAACAGAAACTCAAAAAGAAATTACCAACGATTCGGAGAATCTGATTACTTCCGGAGTGCTCGATTCTTTTTCGATGATTAAATTGATTACTTTTATTGAGAGCGAGCTAAAGATCAAGGTGGATATGGAAAAATTATCTGCGGAAAATTTTAATTCCATCGAGAAGATAGATGAATTTCTTCGGTAA
- the gmd gene encoding GDP-mannose 4,6-dehydratase, with the protein MKKALITGIAGQDGSHLAELLLGKGYEVHGVIRRSSSFNTARIAHLFSDIHEPNQRLHLHYGDLSDAAMIRKIIYKISPDEIYNLGAQSHVRVSFDIPEYTADITGLGALRVLDAIKDFQEHTGKKVKYYQASSSEMFGAAVPPQNEETPFWPRSPYGVAKTFAYYTTKNYREAYGIFAVNGILFNHEGPRRGETFVTRKISRGVARIKAGLDKKIYLGYLDSRRDWGYAPEYVEAMWMMLQQDKPEDYVIGTGESHSIRDFLDVAFAHAGLGDWKPYVEIDPRYHRPAEVENLVADTRKAKEKLGWVAKTKFHDLVKIMVDADIKAICPDKLEK; encoded by the coding sequence ATGAAAAAGGCGCTTATTACTGGAATCGCCGGCCAAGACGGAAGCCATTTGGCAGAGCTTTTACTCGGAAAGGGATATGAGGTTCACGGAGTCATCCGACGTTCTTCCAGCTTCAATACCGCCCGCATCGCCCATCTTTTTAGCGATATTCATGAGCCCAACCAACGGCTCCATCTCCACTATGGAGATCTCTCTGATGCGGCGATGATTCGTAAAATTATTTATAAGATATCCCCGGATGAGATATATAATTTGGGCGCTCAATCGCATGTGCGGGTGTCGTTCGATATTCCGGAGTACACCGCTGACATTACCGGTTTGGGCGCGCTTCGGGTTTTGGATGCAATTAAGGATTTTCAGGAACACACAGGCAAGAAAGTAAAATATTATCAGGCATCTTCTTCGGAGATGTTTGGGGCTGCTGTTCCGCCGCAGAATGAAGAAACGCCGTTTTGGCCAAGAAGTCCGTATGGCGTGGCCAAGACCTTCGCCTATTATACAACTAAGAATTATCGGGAGGCCTACGGAATTTTCGCAGTGAACGGAATTTTATTTAATCATGAAGGTCCGCGCCGTGGAGAGACGTTTGTGACCCGGAAAATTTCCCGAGGAGTTGCCAGAATTAAAGCCGGATTGGATAAGAAAATTTATCTGGGATATTTAGATTCGCGGAGAGATTGGGGGTATGCTCCGGAATACGTAGAGGCCATGTGGATGATGCTTCAGCAGGACAAGCCGGAGGATTATGTTATCGGTACCGGAGAATCCCATTCAATTCGGGACTTTTTGGATGTTGCGTTCGCTCATGCCGGATTAGGAGATTGGAAGCCCTATGTGGAAATCGATCCTCGCTACCATCGTCCAGCGGAGGTAGAGAATCTGGTCGCCGATACTCGGAAGGCCAAAGAAAAACTCGGATGGGTCGCCAAGACTAAATTCCATGATTTAGTGAAGATAATGGTGGACGCTGACATTAAAGCGATATGCCCAGACAAATTAGAAAAATAG
- a CDS encoding DegT/DnrJ/EryC1/StrS family aminotransferase yields MPRQIRKIGVGTVKISPLAKKYVNEALDNHRLSYGPFLRRFENEFAKLHARKYAISCNSGTGALQIAIGALKEVHNWKDGDEVIVPALTFIATSNVVIQNGLKPIFVDIDPVTYNIDPSKIEEKITKRTRAIMPVHLFGLSSDMEAVMKIAKKYKLKVVEDSCESMFADHKGMPVGSRGDISCFSTYAAHLVVTGVGGLSLTNNPKYAVVMKSMMNHGRDSIYMNIDDDDKLTDDRSIFKMADRRFSFVRMGYSLRLTELEGALGVAELENRHSNLKNRSINADYLLKGLSKFSNLIQLPSWPKHSEHAFMMFPIVVKDKQISRDKLITYLEKNGVETRYMLPLLNQPYYKKIFGDIEKNYPVAQWINNNGFYIGCHQNLSRKDLDYVIEVFSDFLKKWI; encoded by the coding sequence ATGCCCAGACAAATTAGAAAAATAGGGGTTGGCACGGTGAAGATATCGCCGCTTGCCAAAAAATACGTCAACGAAGCTTTGGATAATCACAGGCTTTCTTATGGGCCGTTTTTACGCAGATTTGAAAATGAATTCGCTAAGTTGCATGCGAGAAAATATGCGATCAGTTGCAATAGTGGCACCGGAGCCTTGCAGATCGCAATCGGGGCCTTGAAAGAAGTTCACAATTGGAAAGATGGAGACGAGGTGATCGTGCCGGCGCTGACTTTTATCGCCACTTCTAATGTGGTTATTCAAAATGGACTGAAGCCGATCTTCGTGGATATCGATCCAGTTACCTATAATATCGACCCTTCGAAAATAGAGGAGAAGATCACCAAGCGCACCCGGGCGATCATGCCGGTCCATCTTTTCGGTCTTTCTTCCGATATGGAAGCCGTGATGAAGATTGCAAAGAAATATAAATTGAAAGTAGTGGAGGATTCTTGTGAGTCCATGTTCGCTGATCATAAGGGAATGCCTGTGGGTTCTCGGGGAGATATTTCCTGCTTCTCTACTTATGCCGCCCATCTTGTGGTCACCGGCGTCGGCGGTTTGTCGCTGACCAACAATCCGAAGTACGCCGTGGTGATGAAAAGCATGATGAATCATGGCCGTGATTCTATTTATATGAATATTGACGACGATGATAAGCTGACTGACGATCGATCAATTTTTAAAATGGCCGACCGGCGTTTTTCTTTCGTTAGAATGGGTTACAGCCTTCGCCTAACAGAGCTGGAGGGCGCGCTTGGCGTTGCGGAGCTGGAAAATCGGCACAGTAATCTGAAAAATCGTTCGATTAACGCCGACTACTTACTCAAAGGACTCTCGAAATTTTCCAATTTGATCCAGCTTCCTTCCTGGCCGAAGCATTCCGAACACGCCTTTATGATGTTCCCGATAGTGGTGAAGGATAAGCAAATCAGCAGGGATAAGTTGATTACTTATCTAGAAAAGAACGGTGTTGAGACGCGCTACATGCTTCCTTTGTTGAATCAGCCCTATTACAAAAAGATCTTTGGTGATATCGAGAAAAATTATCCGGTGGCCCAATGGATCAATAATAATGGTTTTTATATCGGTTGCCATCAGAATCTTTCCCGCAAAGATCTGGATTACGTCATCGAAGTTTTCTCTGATTTTCTTAAAAAATGGATCTAA
- a CDS encoding GDP-L-fucose synthase — MDLSKKNILITGGAGFLGRRVFDKLVERGVPAEKISVTRSKEYDLRDAAACKEVVKGRDIVIHLAAIVGGIGYNRKHPGVAFYDNAAMGMNILEAFRLAGGEKFVGVGSVCSYPKFAPVPFQEKDLWNGYPEETNASYGLAKKMMLVQSQAYRQEYGTNAVHLLMVNLYGPGDNFDPENSHVVPALIRKVAEAKKEGRPFIEAWGTGSATREFLYVDDAAEAIVLAAEKYDKGEPVNIGSGQEMSIKDLMVTICRLMDYNGEIRWDSSRPDGQPRRCLDVGLAEKEFGFRAKTSMEEGFRKTINWFLENHK, encoded by the coding sequence ATGGATCTAAGTAAAAAAAATATACTTATTACCGGCGGAGCCGGTTTTTTGGGCCGTAGGGTTTTTGACAAGTTGGTTGAGCGCGGCGTGCCGGCTGAGAAGATTTCCGTTACTCGGTCAAAAGAGTACGATCTGCGTGATGCCGCGGCCTGCAAAGAGGTCGTTAAGGGGAGGGATATCGTTATTCATCTGGCGGCCATCGTCGGCGGTATCGGCTACAATCGTAAGCATCCCGGAGTGGCATTTTACGACAATGCGGCGATGGGGATGAATATTTTGGAGGCCTTTCGGTTGGCGGGTGGAGAAAAATTTGTGGGAGTTGGCAGTGTCTGCTCCTATCCGAAGTTTGCCCCGGTACCTTTTCAGGAAAAAGATCTATGGAACGGTTATCCGGAGGAAACCAATGCTTCTTATGGTCTCGCTAAGAAAATGATGTTAGTGCAATCGCAAGCCTATCGGCAAGAATATGGGACTAATGCCGTCCACCTTTTAATGGTGAATCTCTATGGCCCCGGTGACAATTTTGACCCGGAGAATTCTCATGTAGTCCCGGCTCTGATTCGAAAGGTGGCGGAGGCAAAAAAGGAGGGTCGCCCATTCATAGAAGCTTGGGGCACCGGCTCTGCCACCCGTGAGTTTCTATACGTTGATGATGCTGCCGAAGCGATTGTGCTGGCGGCAGAAAAATATGACAAAGGTGAGCCAGTAAATATCGGCTCCGGTCAGGAGATGAGCATTAAAGACCTGATGGTTACTATCTGTCGGTTGATGGATTATAATGGAGAAATCCGTTGGGATAGTTCTAGGCCCGATGGCCAACCTCGCCGCTGTTTGGATGTCGGTTTAGCTGAAAAAGAATTTGGTTTTCGGGCCAAGACTTCCATGGAAGAGGGGTTTCGTAAAACTATTAATTGGTTTTTGGAAAATCATAAATAA
- a CDS encoding glycosyltransferase: protein MKLALCFLTYNEAECLKKILPGLDTSMFDEVFAVDGGSTDGTLDIYQQKNIRVIPQKSRGRGEAFKLAEKSTDADAVVYFSPDGNEDSADFPKFRILLEQGADIVIASRMMRGAINEEDISWWRPRKWVNNAFNLAANILWNRSGKYITDSINGFRALRRGIIERLGQDAIGYTIEYQNTIRAMKAGLKIVEFPTHEGQRLAGGTQAQSLKVGLQFVKCLFREIGLSFSKNRFLLLLAASAVFVGLVYVLPPLLIERKILSQGDSFLLVQPETYRDEFFSYVPRDREVFDGHFPAAGPYANDNPQTLMNQFPPLIFSAFIYLFGGNVESGYLALQFVFSALAFLLFFSLGSAMMKSRLWGVLLGFIGVFTYLAQQIFYYAYRNPLAIYFNNFIPFVRTPISKMPLARIEDPLITLPVFLAVLIAFYSFWNKPRRSTAIITALLSGLLAYTYLHHWLMMMVIIGSVFILVLLTRRHDKALIKNFLILFSVAGVVVLPYLINNFSFLATHGKDFALRLGLEQGRGHIWQMIFETPIVFDHIIYSILFAVVYLVYFRWRPDRKKGLFMAGLTLSMFLVWQIPLILGSFPQISHFIKSVSLVALLIIVNLIYDVLVGLGKRGRLAALALGISLIAGLAGKKLVNTLIFINPPAGIVKEYSFPKEMLDSWSWIDANLGKEPKIVSSSLVTSLYLAGNTKARPYLPTGFISALPTTELEKRFMLVNKLFGVTPEMLSRRIKDFDDDFSDICAGEECFKASHFNFTKNRWYLAEHGWYMTEMASSPEKAIAGYRKMKASWKDTNADYVYYGPWEKQFGAARLSSDPNLKQVFKNSLVEIYQIQR, encoded by the coding sequence ATGAAATTAGCGCTCTGCTTTTTAACTTATAACGAAGCGGAATGTTTGAAGAAAATTTTACCTGGCCTCGATACTTCAATGTTCGATGAGGTTTTTGCTGTTGATGGCGGTTCTACCGATGGCACTTTGGATATCTACCAGCAGAAGAATATCCGGGTTATTCCGCAGAAGTCTCGGGGTCGTGGCGAGGCGTTTAAGTTGGCGGAAAAATCTACCGACGCGGATGCTGTCGTGTATTTTAGCCCGGACGGCAATGAAGACTCGGCCGATTTTCCTAAATTTAGAATTTTGTTGGAGCAAGGAGCGGACATCGTGATTGCCTCTAGGATGATGAGGGGGGCTATAAATGAAGAAGATATTTCCTGGTGGCGGCCGCGCAAGTGGGTAAACAATGCCTTTAATTTGGCTGCCAATATTTTATGGAATCGTTCGGGAAAATATATTACCGACTCTATCAACGGTTTCCGGGCTCTGCGTCGGGGAATTATTGAGAGGCTTGGTCAGGACGCCATCGGATACACTATTGAATATCAAAATACGATTCGGGCAATGAAAGCCGGTTTGAAGATCGTGGAATTTCCGACTCATGAAGGTCAGCGCCTTGCCGGTGGAACCCAGGCGCAGTCCTTGAAAGTTGGGCTGCAATTCGTCAAATGTCTTTTTCGGGAAATCGGATTAAGTTTTTCAAAAAATAGGTTCCTTTTGTTACTAGCTGCGAGCGCGGTTTTTGTTGGGTTGGTTTATGTTCTCCCGCCACTTCTAATCGAGAGAAAAATATTGAGTCAGGGGGATTCTTTTTTATTAGTCCAGCCGGAAACTTATCGGGATGAGTTTTTCAGCTATGTTCCGCGTGATCGGGAGGTTTTCGACGGGCACTTCCCGGCGGCGGGCCCCTACGCGAACGATAATCCGCAAACGCTGATGAATCAGTTCCCGCCATTGATATTCTCCGCCTTCATTTATTTGTTTGGCGGTAATGTAGAGTCCGGATATCTTGCTTTGCAATTTGTTTTTTCCGCCCTGGCTTTTTTGTTATTTTTTTCCCTAGGATCGGCAATGATGAAGTCGCGGTTGTGGGGAGTTCTGCTGGGTTTTATTGGAGTTTTCACCTATCTTGCCCAACAGATATTTTATTATGCTTATCGCAATCCGCTTGCTATCTACTTCAATAATTTCATTCCGTTCGTCCGGACGCCGATCTCGAAAATGCCGCTTGCGCGTATTGAAGACCCGCTGATCACCCTCCCTGTTTTTCTAGCCGTGCTTATCGCCTTCTATTCTTTTTGGAATAAACCCAGACGTTCTACTGCGATTATTACCGCCCTGCTTTCTGGATTGCTGGCCTACACCTATCTTCATCATTGGCTTATGATGATGGTCATCATCGGATCAGTTTTTATTCTGGTTCTGCTGACGCGTCGCCACGACAAGGCCTTGATCAAAAATTTCTTGATTTTATTCTCCGTCGCTGGGGTAGTAGTTTTGCCATATTTGATAAATAATTTTTCTTTCCTGGCCACCCATGGAAAAGACTTTGCTTTGCGTTTGGGATTGGAGCAGGGCCGAGGTCATATTTGGCAGATGATCTTTGAAACCCCGATCGTTTTCGACCATATCATCTACTCAATCCTTTTCGCCGTAGTTTATCTGGTTTATTTCCGCTGGCGCCCTGATAGAAAAAAAGGGCTTTTTATGGCCGGCCTTACCTTATCAATGTTCTTGGTTTGGCAGATACCGTTGATTTTGGGATCTTTTCCTCAGATCTCGCATTTTATAAAATCGGTAAGTTTAGTAGCTTTGTTGATCATCGTAAATCTCATTTATGACGTGCTGGTTGGATTGGGTAAACGGGGAAGATTGGCGGCCTTGGCGTTGGGTATTTCTTTAATCGCTGGCCTAGCAGGCAAAAAATTAGTGAATACTTTGATATTCATCAACCCGCCCGCAGGCATCGTGAAAGAGTATAGTTTTCCTAAAGAAATGTTGGATTCCTGGAGTTGGATAGATGCTAATTTGGGCAAAGAGCCGAAGATCGTTTCTTCATCTTTAGTGACCTCGCTTTATCTTGCCGGTAACACCAAGGCGCGCCCTTATCTTCCGACCGGATTTATTTCGGCTTTACCAACGACCGAATTGGAGAAAAGATTTATGTTGGTGAATAAATTATTTGGAGTTACTCCGGAGATGTTGAGTCGGAGGATAAAAGATTTTGACGATGATTTTAGTGACATCTGCGCCGGAGAAGAGTGCTTTAAGGCCTCGCATTTTAATTTTACAAAAAACCGATGGTACTTGGCTGAGCATGGTTGGTATATGACAGAGATGGCTTCTAGTCCGGAAAAGGCGATTGCGGGGTACCGGAAAATGAAGGCCTCTTGGAAAGACACTAACGCTGACTATGTTTATTATGGCCCCTGGGAAAAACAGTTTGGCGCTGCCCGTCTTTCGAGCGACCCCAATCTTAAGCAGGTCTTCAAAAATTCTTTGGTAGAGATATATCAGATCCAGAGATAG
- a CDS encoding NUDIX domain-containing protein — MEKVGCEVCAFRNPRATVTALILKDKKVLLAKRTQEPFLGWWDLIGGYMSEQEVPEDALRREIKEELSIDCGKMELVGFFPGYAEWKGVSNPILSIVYRTDLSDQKINLSDEILELKWFSREDLPPVAFDSNNKIIEHAKNRGLI; from the coding sequence ATGGAAAAAGTTGGGTGCGAGGTCTGCGCTTTTCGTAATCCCAGGGCGACGGTCACGGCTTTGATTTTGAAAGATAAAAAAGTTCTTTTGGCGAAGCGCACACAGGAACCCTTCTTGGGCTGGTGGGATCTAATAGGCGGGTATATGAGTGAGCAAGAAGTTCCTGAGGACGCCCTGCGAAGAGAAATCAAGGAAGAGTTGTCTATAGATTGTGGTAAAATGGAACTTGTCGGATTTTTCCCCGGTTACGCGGAATGGAAGGGGGTAAGTAATCCGATTCTTTCTATCGTATATCGAACTGATTTATCTGATCAGAAAATTAATTTAAGCGATGAAATTCTGGAGCTGAAGTGGTTTTCTAGAGAGGACTTGCCGCCGGTTGCCTTCGACTCAAATAATAAAATTATAGAACATGCTAAAAATAGAGGACTTATTTAA
- the neuC gene encoding UDP-N-acetylglucosamine 2-epimerase — MAIKAKNKRKICFPITSRIHYARQKHLLNLINKNPKLELQLVVGGSVLLDKHGERFLPAIEAAGFVVNETLFNVVEGGGHIAMAKTAGLTALEFANSLYKLNPDIVLIRGDRFEQLAIAMVAAYLNKTIAHIEGGDVSGTIDESVRHAITKLAHIHFVTNESARKRVIQMGENPKLVFNVGSPDVEFASLVDKNNDGRAVNKSGLGAKIDVSKPFLIVMQHPVTTEKNNRRNAEETLKAIDQLNMPTVWFWPNSDAGTGDVSKAIRIYREQGKLKNEKIRFVTDLLPEDFIALLRKSAALVGNSSAGIKEASYLGTPVVNIGTRQANRLRAENVLDVGYQAASIKAGIQKQLKNGNYGKSDLYFKSNSSKKIVEVLSKVKLAPQKKFYDQA, encoded by the coding sequence ATGGCTATTAAAGCTAAAAATAAACGTAAAATTTGCTTCCCGATTACCAGCCGAATTCACTACGCTCGTCAGAAACATCTTCTGAATCTTATAAACAAGAATCCCAAGTTGGAACTCCAGCTGGTGGTGGGCGGTTCGGTGCTACTGGATAAACACGGTGAGCGTTTTTTGCCTGCGATAGAGGCGGCGGGATTTGTGGTTAATGAAACCCTTTTTAATGTAGTTGAGGGCGGCGGGCATATCGCTATGGCGAAAACTGCCGGCCTGACGGCCTTGGAATTTGCCAACTCACTTTATAAATTAAACCCGGATATCGTTTTGATACGCGGCGACCGTTTTGAGCAGTTGGCCATTGCGATGGTGGCGGCTTATTTGAATAAAACGATCGCTCATATTGAAGGCGGCGATGTCAGCGGCACGATTGATGAAAGCGTTAGGCACGCGATCACTAAGCTCGCCCATATCCATTTTGTGACTAACGAATCGGCTCGCAAGCGCGTAATTCAGATGGGCGAGAATCCGAAATTGGTTTTCAATGTTGGCTCTCCGGATGTGGAGTTCGCTTCTTTGGTAGACAAAAATAATGACGGGAGAGCGGTAAACAAAAGCGGATTGGGCGCAAAGATTGATGTGAGCAAGCCATTTCTGATCGTGATGCAGCATCCGGTCACCACCGAGAAGAACAACCGTCGCAATGCCGAGGAAACCCTGAAAGCAATTGATCAGTTGAATATGCCGACGGTCTGGTTTTGGCCGAACAGCGACGCGGGCACCGGCGATGTCTCTAAGGCGATCCGAATTTATCGCGAGCAGGGGAAATTAAAGAATGAAAAGATCCGCTTCGTTACCGACCTTCTTCCGGAAGATTTTATTGCGCTATTACGCAAATCCGCGGCGCTGGTTGGTAATTCTTCGGCGGGAATTAAAGAGGCTTCTTATCTCGGCACGCCGGTGGTAAACATCGGCACTCGACAAGCTAATCGCTTGCGCGCGGAGAATGTGCTGGACGTCGGCTATCAGGCCGCCAGCATTAAGGCGGGCATCCAGAAGCAGTTAAAGAACGGCAACTATGGAAAGTCCGATCTTTATTTCAAATCTAATTCCAGCAAAAAGATCGTGGAGGTTTTGAGCAAGGTGAAATTAGCGCCGCAGAAAAAGTTCTATGACCAAGCCTAA
- a CDS encoding acylneuraminate cytidylyltransferase family protein translates to MTKPKILGIITARGGSKGIPGKNIKSLLGKPLIAYTIDAAKESGVIDRLILSTDDPAIAEVAKQYGCEVPFMRPADISDDKSAHLPVLQHAVKALKEKDGYEPDYVLLLQPTSPARQAFHIKEAAGLMEKSGADSVLSVAEIPENYHYKKAMFVDESRALRLVKDVGPIYERVSRRQDLEKNYWSVGSIYLFKTSLLFDPAKPNFYGEKTMPYIVDAKYVVDINVPADWEAAEKALKRLTTND, encoded by the coding sequence ATGACCAAGCCTAAGATTTTAGGAATTATTACCGCGAGGGGAGGTTCCAAGGGGATTCCCGGGAAAAATATTAAATCGTTACTTGGCAAGCCGTTGATCGCTTACACGATTGATGCCGCCAAAGAATCCGGTGTGATTGACCGGCTGATTTTATCTACTGATGATCCGGCAATCGCAGAGGTAGCAAAGCAATATGGTTGCGAAGTTCCTTTTATGCGTCCGGCGGACATCTCTGACGACAAATCCGCCCATTTGCCGGTGCTTCAGCACGCGGTAAAAGCCTTAAAAGAAAAAGATGGCTATGAGCCGGATTATGTATTGCTACTCCAGCCAACTTCTCCGGCACGGCAAGCCTTTCATATCAAAGAGGCCGCCGGCCTGATGGAAAAAAGCGGGGCGGATTCTGTTTTGAGCGTTGCCGAGATCCCGGAAAATTACCACTATAAAAAAGCGATGTTTGTTGATGAATCCAGAGCCTTGCGCTTAGTAAAAGATGTTGGGCCGATATATGAGCGTGTTTCTCGCCGCCAGGACTTGGAAAAAAACTATTGGAGCGTGGGCTCAATTTATCTTTTTAAGACCAGCCTTCTTTTCGATCCGGCAAAACCGAATTTTTATGGAGAGAAAACCATGCCGTACATAGTCGATGCTAAATACGTCGTGGATATTAATGTTCCCGCGGATTGGGAGGCGGCGGAGAAGGCATTAAAACGACTAACGACTAACGACTAA